Genomic DNA from Streptomyces venezuelae:
GACGCGGCCTTACGATGGGGGGCATGACTGCTACGCCTGGCTCCCGCCGTGTCCTGCTCGCCGCTCCCCGTGGCTACTGCGCGGGCGTGGACCGTGCCGTGATCGCCGTCGAGAAGGCCCTGGAGCAGTACGGGGCCCCGATCTACGTACGCCACGAGATCGTCCACAACAAGTACGTGGTGCAGACCCTGGAGAAGAAGGGCGCGATCTTCGTCGACCAGACGGCGGAGGTGCCCGAGGGGTCCATCGTGATGTTCTCGGCGCACGGCGTCGCCCCGACCGTCCACGCGGAGGCCGCCGAGCGCAAGCTCGCCACCATCGACGCGACGTGCCCGCTGGTCACGAAGGTCCACAAGGAAGCGGTCAGGTTCGCCAAGGAGGACTACGACATCCTCCTCATCGGGCACGAGGGCCACGAGGAAGTCATCGGTACGTCGGGTGAGGCGCCTGACCACATCACGCTGGTCGACGGCCCCGAGGACGTCGCGAACGTCGAGGTCCGCGACCCGGACAAGGTCGTCTGGCTCTCCCAGACCACTCTCTCCGTGGACGAGACCATGGAGACCGTCGACGCCCTGAAGGGCAAGTTCCCGAACCTGCTCTCGCCGCCCAGCGACGACATCTGCTACGCCACGCAGAACCGTCAGATCGCGGTGAAGAAGCTCGCCGAGGACGCCGAGCTCGTCATCGTCGTCGGCTCCAAGAACTCCTCGAACTCCATCCGCATGGTCGAGGTCGCCCTGGACGCGGGCGCCGCCGCCTCGTACCTGGTGGACAACGCCGGCGAGATCGACGAGGCGTGGCTGGAGGGTGTGACGACGGTCGGCCTGACCTCGGGAGCCTCCGTGCCGGACGTGCTGGTCGACGGCGTCATCGAGTGGCTCGCCGAGCGGGGTTACGGCGACGTGGAGACCGTCAAGACGGCCGACGAGTCCATCACCTTCTCGCTGCCCAAGGAGCTCCGCAGGGACCTGCGCGCCGAGGCGGCGCAGCTGTCGCAGAGCTGAGGCGGCCGGGCCGCCCCGCGCGCACGGCGCGGGCGCCGTACGGTGGGAGCCATGCAGATCTTCGGTGTGGACATCGGCGGATCCGGGATCAAGGGCGCTCCCGTTGACCTGGATCGTGGAGACCTGACAGAAGAGCGCCACAAGGTGCTGACCCCCCAACCCGCGACACCGGACGCCGTGGTCGACGGCGTGTGCGAGGTCGTCCGGCACTTCGGCTGGACGGGCCCCGTGGGCGCCACCTTCCCGGGCGTGATCACGAACGGCACGGCACGTACCGCCGCCAACGTGGACAAGAGCTGGATCGGCACGGACATCCGGAAGCTCGTCTCCGAGCGGCTCGGCGGCACCCAGGTGACCGTCCTGAACGACGCGGACGCGGCAGGCGTCGCCGAGATGCACTTCGGCGCGGGCCGCGGCCGTACCGGCACGGTCATCCTGCTCACCCTCGGCACGGGCATCGGCAGCGCGCTGTTCACCGGCGGCCGCCTGGTCCCGAACACGGAACTCGGCCACCTGGAGCTGCACGGCCACGACGCGGAGAAGAAGGCCTCCTCCAAGGCGCGCGAGGACGAGGACCTGAGCTGGGAGCACTGGGCGCGACGCGTCCAGAAGTACCTGGCGCACGTGGAGATGCTGTTCTCGCCCGAGCTGTTCATCATCGGCGGCGGCGTGAGCCGCAAGTCGCACAAGTTCCTGCCGCTCATCAAGGGCATCTCGGCGGAGATCGTCCCGGCGCAGCTGCAGAACAACGCGGGGATCGTGGGAGCGGCGATGGCGGCGGCGGAGGCGTGACGCCGGCGCCGGTCTAGGCGGTGGGCAGGCGCTTCCCGGCGGTACCGGTGCCCCCGGCGCCGTTGCCGGCGGAAGCCGTGCCCCCGCCCTGGGCCGGACGCGTCGGCTGCACGGGCCGTGCGCCCTGCCTCCGCGACACCATCAGCCGAATCTTCCGTACGGTCACGATGAGTCCGGCGACGAGCGTCCCGCCGTACAGCCAGCCGGCCTGGAGCGCCAGCGTCGTCACGACCCCCATGAACCGACCGCCGAACCCGGCCGTGCCCTCCGCCACGGGCAGCACCCCGGCGGCGAAGGCGATCGGCACGGCCACCGGGGCGGTGACCAGGTCGGCGGGGCGCACCCACAGGGCCGTCAGCGCGGCGACGGGCACGAACAGCACGCCGTACGCGACGACGGAACCGTCGCCGATCAGATGCAGCAGGCAGGCGAGCAGGAACATCACCGCCGTGCAGAAGAGACCGCTGCCGAGCCCCGTCAGACGGGGGTTGGGCATGCGCCGCAGCGCGCGGTACAGCGGGGCCCTGCGCAGGGCCCGGACGAACGGTGGAACGGGGCGGCGCGGACGGGGCGCGGACCGGTACGTCGTGCCCGCCGCGGCGGGCCGTCCCTGTGGGGGCAGCGGGGCAGGCCGGCGGGGCCGGGCCGGTGAGGTGGTCCTTGGGCCGGACTGAGGGGGACGCGTCCTGTGTTGCTCCACTGGACCAACCTAGGCGGGGCGCGGCGCGGAATCCGGCACGGGACACGCCCTTGGGCCGACCTTGGCCATCCGTTCGAAGCGGAGGCGACGGGCAGGCGGGGGCGCCGGACGCACGCCGTAGACTGGGGGATCGCCCCACGGTCGCTCCGGCCCTCCGGGCCGTCCACCCACAGCCCTCACGTACGGGAAGTCGCAACGTGTCGCTCACGATCGGAATCGTCGGTCTGCCCAATGTCGGCAAGTCGACCCTGTTCAACGCCCTGACCAAGAACGACGTGCTGGCGGCCAACTACCCGTTCGCCACGATCGAGCCCAACGTCGGCGTCGTCGGCGTACCTGACGCCCGTCTCACGAAACTGGCCGAGATCTTCTCCTCCCAGAAGATCCTCCCGGCGACGGTCGACTTCGTCGACATCGCGGGCATCGTGCGCGGCGCGAGCGAGGGCGAGGGCCTCGGCAACAAGTTCCTCGCGAACATCCGCGAGTCGGACGCGATCTGCCAGGTCATCCGTGCCTTCAAGGACGAGAACGTGGTCCACGTGGACGGCAAGGTGTCTCCGAAGGACGACATCGAGACGATCAACACCGAGCTGATCCTCGCGGACCTCCAGACGATCGAGAAGGTCCTGCCGCGCCTCCAGAAGGAGTCGCGCATCAAGAAGGACGTGGCGCCCAAGGTCAAGGCGGTCGAGGAGGCCCAGGCGATCCTGGAGAAGGGCGACACGCTGTTCTCCGCGGGCATCGTCCAGGGCTCGGGCCGTGAGGAGCTCCTCCACGACCTGCACCTCCTCACCACCAAGCCCTTCCTCTACGTCTTCAACGTGGACGAGGACGAGCTGACGGACGACGCGTTCAAGGCCGACCAGCGCGCGCTGGTCGCCCCCGCGGAGGCGATCTTCCTCAACGCGAAGCTGGAGTCGGACCTCGCGGAGCTGGACGAGGACGAGGCCCTCGAACTCCTCCAGTCGGTGGGCCAGGAAGAGCCCGGCCTCGCCACCCTCGCCCACGTGGGCTTCCGCACCCTGGGCCTCCAGACCTACCTCACGGCAGGCCCGAAGGAATCCCGCGCCTGGACGATCCCCCAGGGAGCCACGGCCCCCGAGGCGGCCGGCGTCATCCACACGGACTTCCAGAAGGGCTTCATCAAGGCCGAGGTCATCTCCTTCGAGGACCTGGTCGAGACGGGCTCGGTCGCCGAGGCCCGCGCGGCGGGCAAGGCGCGCATGGAGGGCAAGGAGTATGTGATGCAGGACGGGGATGTGGTGGAGTTCCGCTTCAATGTTTAGTGGGTGACATACCACCACGTCGCTGATCTGGCAAACATGCAGGTCAGAAGGGGTCCAGCCTTTCGAGGCTGGGCCCCTAAGTTTTTCCCGTGCTGGATCGGTGCTGGATAATCTGACACCTCGTCACCTGTCATCACCCCTCATCACCTGCACCGTGCTGGATCGGTGCTGGGTGACTCTGCCTGTCTTGGAGAGCGTCTCGCGGGCCGTCCGCATCCTCCTTATGTCCGCTTTCTGTACGACTGAAGGATGAGACCGGAAGGCACTCAAATACTCCTTGCTCTCGAACAGGCGTTCCATGTTCTACTGGCGGAACATGACGTTCCGAAGGGGGAGGACTGCCTTGTCCAGCCGCATGAAGTCCGCGTTTGTTGACCTGCTCGCCATACCCGAGCGAGGCCACGAGCATCGGGCGTCAGCGGCTCTCGGATACGGCCTACTGGCCACCGCCGTCGTCTTCACGGGAACCATGGCGGTCGTCGAGGACGGTCACGGGCAGGCAGCGAAAAGGACCCCCTTCGCCGCCGTGCCCGACCATGGGCCCACTGAGGCCGACATGCCCGGCAACAACGTGGAGACGGGCGAAGAGGCGGTCCCCTCGAAGGGGCAGGCGCAGCCCGCGCCGGTCTTCAGCGGTGACGAGCGCGACGGGTATGTCCCCACGTACTTCGACGGGCACGGCGGCATCGCGGGTGTCCCATTGACCGAGGAGCAGTGCCGCGCCGTTGTGGCCGAGGCCATGCGCCGGGGGATGCCGAAGGAAGCGGCGCACGATCTTGCGTACGGCGCGGATTCTGAGACTGTCGGCGAGGACACCGTCTTGGCGGACGGGGGCGCACGCCAGCCCGTCTACCGGAAGGTTGCGCCTACCGAGGTCGACCACGCATCGGTAGACGCCCCAGCTCGAAGCGCGGGTGGCGGCAAGCCGGTGAACCAGGGGCGACGTGAAGGCGCCGGCACTCAGGGGCGACGGGACGAGGAACGGCAAGCGGGGGACGGGAAGGGGCAGGGCCGCCCGCCGGAGAAGCGTGAGAAGCCATCAGTCGCCGATGTCTTCGAGCAGGAGCTCAAGGACCAGATTCCGGACCCGATCGAGGATGTTCTCGGGCCCTTCAACCCGTTCCGTGCCTTCCTGGCAGACCTGAGCATGTACGGCGCCGATGTCGAGCTTGAGGTGTCCGAGCCTGACCCGGTAACCGACACGGTCACGGTCACGGGCTCCACGACGGTCAGCGACGACGTGGCTGTCACCGTCGAGGCGGAGGTACCCGTCGAGGAGTCGCGACCCGGTGAGCGGAAGCCGTGCACGATTACGACGACCGTGAAGCACCCAGAGACGGGCGTCGTGAAGTCGGAGAGTACGGCGATCGTGCACGACCCAGACGACGTTCCACGAGTGGCTGTGAACGAAGTTGTCGACGCGGTTTTGGAGGCCAGCGACGGGGCGGGGGCCGAGGAGGAGGTGGTCCGGGAGGCCGTCGAAGACCTCGCGGACGCTCGCGATCTCTAGGCGATGGACTATCAGAAGCCGGTGACGGGCTGCCCAGTCAACCGCTGGGCGACCTGCCACAACATGCCGCCGCGCGACGCTTTCACGAGCACCTTGTCACCAGGTAGGAGGATCTTTTCGAGTAGCTCTGCGGCGGTCTTGTTGTCGGCGACCATCGCGAGTTCAGGCACCCCGGCCGCGCCCGCGTATAGAACGAGCTGCTTCACCATGTCCCCGCCGACGCCGATCACCATGTCAACGCCCAGCTCGCCAGCCATGCGACCAACGGAACGATGGGCCTCTACGGCTTCGTCGCCCAGCTCCAGCATCTCGCCCAGTACAGCGATCGTCCGTCCGCCTACAGGCTGGGCTTCTGCATCGGTTACGCCGGTGGCGGTCGAACCGTCTGCCTCGGTCATCGGAACTCTCCGTTGGTCAGGGGAGCGAAGGTAATCGCGCGGCCCGTGTAAGAGGGGGCCAGGCGGCTGAGTGGAACGCTGTCGTGCCTCTGGCCCCACGCGGACGGGTCGCGGAAGTGGATGGTTGGATCTGGGCCGTCTTCGTATCCGCGCAGGATGACGAGGTGGCCGCCCGAACGTCCATCGTCGGGGAACTGCTCGGTCACGGACACGATGAGTGGTGCTTCATAGAGTCTGGCCGGCAGTTCCTCGACGAGGACGGGTTCAGCGGTCGAGGGAACTCCTAGCTCGGTGGCCAGGCTTGCGATCCCTGCGTGCAGGGCTCCGCGGGGCGTCAGCACTTCGTTCTTGACAGCCAGTTTCAGGAGTTCCGTCACTGTGGGCGCTTCCTGACCGTAGGCCAGGAGAATCATCCGGAGCGACGCCAGGCCGCACGCCCGGTTGGACCATTCGATCCTGTCTCCCAGTGCCCACCCTCCGTGGAGATCCCATTCGGCGGGGGTGATGAGCTGTCGGCACATGGGGACTTCGTGGGCGCGCGGCACAGCGGCATTGCTCCTACAGGGAGACGGCAGCCTCCCGCGTCACCGTGGTGCTGGAGAACACGGGAGTGGGCAGAGGAACATCGTACGGCGGCCGGGTCAGGGCCTCATGAAGCATCGCCAGTACGACATCCGTGTGCGTGAGCCCGACCATCGCCGCCCCGACCGCGAAGTTGCTGTCACGGGACATGCCCGGCGTGCTGTTGACCTCCAGCACGTACGCG
This window encodes:
- a CDS encoding DUF6542 domain-containing protein, with product MPNPRLTGLGSGLFCTAVMFLLACLLHLIGDGSVVAYGVLFVPVAALTALWVRPADLVTAPVAVPIAFAAGVLPVAEGTAGFGGRFMGVVTTLALQAGWLYGGTLVAGLIVTVRKIRLMVSRRQGARPVQPTRPAQGGGTASAGNGAGGTGTAGKRLPTA
- the ppgK gene encoding polyphosphate--glucose phosphotransferase produces the protein MQIFGVDIGGSGIKGAPVDLDRGDLTEERHKVLTPQPATPDAVVDGVCEVVRHFGWTGPVGATFPGVITNGTARTAANVDKSWIGTDIRKLVSERLGGTQVTVLNDADAAGVAEMHFGAGRGRTGTVILLTLGTGIGSALFTGGRLVPNTELGHLELHGHDAEKKASSKAREDEDLSWEHWARRVQKYLAHVEMLFSPELFIIGGGVSRKSHKFLPLIKGISAEIVPAQLQNNAGIVGAAMAAAEA
- the ychF gene encoding redox-regulated ATPase YchF, which encodes MSLTIGIVGLPNVGKSTLFNALTKNDVLAANYPFATIEPNVGVVGVPDARLTKLAEIFSSQKILPATVDFVDIAGIVRGASEGEGLGNKFLANIRESDAICQVIRAFKDENVVHVDGKVSPKDDIETINTELILADLQTIEKVLPRLQKESRIKKDVAPKVKAVEEAQAILEKGDTLFSAGIVQGSGREELLHDLHLLTTKPFLYVFNVDEDELTDDAFKADQRALVAPAEAIFLNAKLESDLAELDEDEALELLQSVGQEEPGLATLAHVGFRTLGLQTYLTAGPKESRAWTIPQGATAPEAAGVIHTDFQKGFIKAEVISFEDLVETGSVAEARAAGKARMEGKEYVMQDGDVVEFRFNV
- a CDS encoding C39 family peptidase, with amino-acid sequence MCRQLITPAEWDLHGGWALGDRIEWSNRACGLASLRMILLAYGQEAPTVTELLKLAVKNEVLTPRGALHAGIASLATELGVPSTAEPVLVEELPARLYEAPLIVSVTEQFPDDGRSGGHLVILRGYEDGPDPTIHFRDPSAWGQRHDSVPLSRLAPSYTGRAITFAPLTNGEFR
- a CDS encoding glutamate ligase domain-containing protein — encoded protein: MTEADGSTATGVTDAEAQPVGGRTIAVLGEMLELGDEAVEAHRSVGRMAGELGVDMVIGVGGDMVKQLVLYAGAAGVPELAMVADNKTAAELLEKILLPGDKVLVKASRGGMLWQVAQRLTGQPVTGF
- a CDS encoding 4-hydroxy-3-methylbut-2-enyl diphosphate reductase produces the protein MGGMTATPGSRRVLLAAPRGYCAGVDRAVIAVEKALEQYGAPIYVRHEIVHNKYVVQTLEKKGAIFVDQTAEVPEGSIVMFSAHGVAPTVHAEAAERKLATIDATCPLVTKVHKEAVRFAKEDYDILLIGHEGHEEVIGTSGEAPDHITLVDGPEDVANVEVRDPDKVVWLSQTTLSVDETMETVDALKGKFPNLLSPPSDDICYATQNRQIAVKKLAEDAELVIVVGSKNSSNSIRMVEVALDAGAAASYLVDNAGEIDEAWLEGVTTVGLTSGASVPDVLVDGVIEWLAERGYGDVETVKTADESITFSLPKELRRDLRAEAAQLSQS